CCAATAGCAGTTCCAGAGCAGGAGAGTAAGCTTGTCTTGTAGCAACCCAATTGTGCGCCCTACAGCTTCAGTTCCTCAACCTATAGCCAGCCAGTTTCTCCAAAATGGTAAAAACAATGAGAACCCCCCAAAAAGGGAGAGACAGGTGTTCTCTTTTTGGCAACACTACAATGGCTGTATGAACCGAATCTAGTACGTAAGGATCCAACAAATTTGGAACAGTATCATCCACAAATCAGTCTTAGTCAAATTACTGTTTCCTTGCATGGTATGCAGCTGCAACTGATCCTATCCTCACTGCAGTATCATAGGAAAGCATGTTTTGACATGAATTAAAGGACCATTCACAAaagaatatttaagaaaatatggTAAGCCAATGCAAAGAAACAAGCTACACCTAAGCATACAGTTAACAATATAAATCCATAAAAGTATAAAATATTCTAGCTTCCATAATGACTCAAATATGCATAGCCAAAGAATTCCCACTGCCATCCTTGACAAATTTAATAACTGAACACATCATCTTTCCCCTGTTCTAACAAATAATGCCTACAACTGCAGTCAATCCAATTCAAGTCTCACTACCAAGCAGTACTTATGATCTTTCCTCTTATTTAAGAATTTTAAATaggaagataaaatatttcacttttgtgAAATGTAAGTGGTGATATTATTGACAGGGACACTAAAGAGTTTGCTGTACTGAAATTTTAGAAAGTTTTTACATTAGTATTTGAATGTCTCAGGGCTGCACCCTAAACGCAATGGACCTTGCAATAGAATCGGGCCAAATTATACATGCTGgaaaaaatcaagcaaaacagTTGCTGTTTAATATGTACCGAAAACAATTTCTTGAATTTGACAGTCTCAGAACTTCTGGAGAAAACACTGCAAGATTATTTCTTAATTGAAGTAATTCCTAGAGGGTGCCCAATACTCTTCTCACTAGCCTTGTCTActagctttcagaaaaaaaaaaaccactccttttatttgtttttttccacctctCAGTCTTCCTCTCTGCCAGTTACCTAATTTGCAGACAATAAGGCTCCCTCAATAGTTATGCACAGATAGCAGGACTTGTCAACAAAAGGTTAAAATTAGTATCAAAACCTTTCAGTACACTTGTTAGTGATAGAGTGAAAAAAATTGCATATAATCAAAAAAAATCATCTACTTCTGGAATAGCTTGAATGGTTAGCAGGCCACTGaaaattaacaaaatgaaaaCCCAATGTTTATTAGCAAGGAATTTAGGCACTGCAAATACAAACAGCACTAAAAATATTAACTAATTTAGATTGCATCTATACAAGttaataattagaaaaaagcaaataccaaacaaaagcaaaatacaagaTTCAAGATTAGAACTTCTCCCAATGTTGCATTTACTGTTGACAGCTTAGCACCTAAACCCAGCTCTTCATTCAGACATCACTTCTTTTTAGAAACAATGAAACTTAGTTTAATCATTTCACATAGAAGCATGACTTTTGCCTGGTGAAGATGTAGTTGAAAATCTGCACATCCTCTTAAAAATGAGTCTCTCGTGATACTAGAGACTATTTACAAATATCTGGCTAAACATCTAGGGTGTTATACTGCATTTACAGACAGTATGTATAGCTACTTCCATGCATAAAAACTCAGTCACTAGTGCATGTTTATATTTACAAATGCTTATTCCTTTATGCAAGCCAATCAGCTGGAAGTTAGTTGCAGTGCAAATGGTCTTATCTAGATGCAGCCCTAATCAAAACATGAAtataccttttctgtttctttctaaacTTTTCTTCTTCATACCTTGGTGAGGAAAAGTTTGATTTCAGTAAATCAAAGATACGAAGGCCAAACTCAACAGAAGTTGCAAACTGGTATTAGTGTCAATATATTTTGTGGAAACATACCAAGTTTGAAATTGatataattaagaaaaatatatattgtacTTCCAACCTCTATAAGCCTTAAACAAGAAGCATTAAGATTTAGTTACTATGTCATAAGATATGAATCCAATATAACCTCTTGTACAGTATCACTGAAATTTAAAGTCAGTATTCATAAGAATAGTTTAAAGCCAGAAATAATCCACCACAGAAGTGTGAGAATTAACTCCATAAATCAACCAGTTCAGCCTTTACAGAAGAAGTAAAGTTCATCAAAACAGACCGGAGGAGTCTTGCCAGTCTTGGAATGAAAGTCTGGATTTTGGCAACACATCCTTCAAAagccccattaaaaaaaatatattttaaacgcAGCACAAGGCTGCTTCAACTTTGACATGTCTTTTTCCACCCAGAAAACCACATCCTCTCCATATTATAAAAAGTTATATTTTGCAGCTGATATCAGCTGTAATACAGTAGTATTTACCGCAGTAATTGCTCCCCCCTCGCAACAAGGATGTGCCATTCTGACCACAAAGCGACACTATGCCATCCTTCCTTATAGAGCTCCCAGTTTGCCACCAGACTTGTAAATCATCTGTTGTGATGCATAATCTACAGGCTCTCTCTGTTACAGCTCTTAATAGGTGGatcaacttcaaaaaaaaattttttttttttaaatcagagttgTTAGTATTTCCAACCGGTTCTTAAGTTAATTATCTCTATTCTATTACTACATCCACACATACTATTGAAAAAAGTCATCATCATGCCTGAGGGCATGTAAAAATTTGTGCTGACATCAGAGTAGGTTATACTATATAGCAAAGATCTGGAGTGAAGGAAGAGcagtgggggaagggaagaaaaaacaagcacatgatgctgcctttccctctcccccaaagTAGTTTTAGAATACATACTATGGTTAAGGATTCAGTGCAGATCTTCCTTTAAATGAAATCCTGACCTAAGTGGTATTTCACTGCTTAACTTACTCTGTATTTTGGCATGAAAACAGAAGATATCTATAGTAACTTCAGTACTAACATGCCCAGAATTTCTAACAAGCCAGTTTAACATACAAGTGGAAGAAAACTGCAGTGAGGCCTCATCTCCATGATTCATATGCCATAATTTGGTAATTACATAAGTCAGTTTATATAAATATCTCTATTTATTAGTATTCTGACCATATATGCTGCTGCACACAAACTGTAGATGGGCAACGTGGTCAAACACAGATACTTATCCTGGAAGTAGCAATGACATGAATTAACACAGACTTTATTAAATACAAAGTTTTATGTTCAAAACCAACCACTGAATACATCTACACACTGGTACTAAAATATCATCAACTTAGAACATGTTTGAATAACAAAACGTACTGTTTTATGCACTCTGGGATGCCAACGTATTCCATGGGGATGAGTTCAGCTAGTTCTGCCAACGTAAAAACATACCTAATTTTTTGGCTGAATTTTGAGCTGTGGAAGAACAAATGCAGGGTACAGTTACAACTTAAAAAATGTTCAGTAATATTAAAATAGTTTCTGAAGTTTAAATACCTTCCAGAGTATTACCTAATAAAAGGTTTAGTGATGGCCAGAAGCGTTCTGATGAACCAGGAAGGATGAACTATTATTAATGATTTCAGATTTTTCCTTAACCTGAAGAATTCAAACAGCAGACATAAATACTAGAACAAAAAAGCAGTGTGACAAAGGTTTTTCAGCATACGAAAGAATAAGTTCGTTCTTGCTAGCACAACTTGGTCACATAAATCATTTAGACTTTGCATTATTAGAAATTCCCATCAGCCAAAATAAAAAAGTCATAGTACATTTTATATTTTGACTATACAGTTGTAATGTCAGTTTTTCAACAATGAAAAGGGAATGACATTCTAAAGAGTATTTCTTTGAACCTTTTTACATAATTGTGATGATGAAGTACTCAAAAAGGGATCCACCTTACCTTCGTTTAGTATTTATTTAGCATATTAATGCATGAAGATTTAAGGGTATTCTACATGGTAACAGTATTCAGCATTCTAACAATctactattttcatttaaaaattaggtATGTCTGTAGCATTGTTTCTACTTTGCCTCAGTTTAGGAAGAGATCTTCAATATACCAAACAATTCACTTAACTAAATCTTAGCTAGCAGGTACCACACCCCACATTAAGTAGCAGCTTTCCCAAAATACATACCATTAAGCAgatgaatattttaagaaaatactaCAGCAGAACTTCTTACCTTCTGTCAATTTGCTGGTAACATTTCCTGAGCCAGCCTAAACTTGGCATTTTTCTCCGCGTTGTCGCACCATTCAAGTAAACTATCATATAGTTCTCTGCTACTAATAGCTCTAAAGTGCCAATTACATACCTGCAAAGATAAGCACAGAGAAAACCTCCAAGTCAAGATGTATGGACATTATAAACATAATTCCTACTACTGCTCCATTATGTAAAAAGAGTTGTCAGAGTTGAGCATCtagtcaggtttttttttcccctggaagtaAATGtagttgttttattattttttaccttTCCTTCATCTCAAATGTAAGACTTCATTTAAAGGCAGAGAGAGGCGTAATCTCCCTAACATTAAAATACTGTATCTCACAATGGGAAGCTAAGATGGTATTTGGAGGCAGATGACAACTTACTTAAACAGATTGTCCATTAGATATCTGTAGTTAGGCTGGCTGCTTTCTGGCATAAAGCAAACAGCAAACACAACAATGGCATTTAACCCATCACCATAATAAcctaaaaacaaagaagaaaaagcagcagtaagTGACAAAGATGACTATATCTTGACTACATTCACACAGAGAAAGGTCAGCCCTGCTTGATAAGCTTTTTCATTATTTACCTAAAAGCTTTACAAACATTCATGGTAAGTTCATACAGTTACAAGAaacattaagatttattttttcaagtttGTGCATTTGTCTACTCTTAAAGACATCGCTGAGATTACAGTAAATCAACTGCTGCACTTATCCTTAGCATCTCACTATATTTAACAGTGTTCCAGATGGTCAGCTTTTCTTCCTATGTAAACTTCATAAACATCGTTGAGAAGAGTCAGTAAACTGATTCATGCCTCAGTAAGTCTACAGGCACTGCTTTCAGCACTCTCATAAAACCAAAAAACTCCCAGTAGCACAGAGAGTCACATTTTATTACATATGTTCAGCTTAACAAACATTCAGAATATTTGGGCAACTCTGTCatgttttaaaattgctttttttagtatttctgttTGTTAGGTTTTGTAATTAGAAAGGCACATTAGTAGCATCACCAAAACACATGTGCAATTTGGAACTTTAACAGGAAAAAGCCAACTGTATGCCTTAATAGTGCAACACATGAATCATCATTCATGAGTCTTTATGCCCAAAGTTCTTTCTATCCCACCCGAACTCAGCTCAAAATAGCAGTTTCTCAGCAGTTCCCTTCAGCACATCACTAATCCTTACCACCATGACTGATAACTTTTTTATATGGTTCAATTGCCTTCATGTCCACCCTATGGTCCTGTTCTCCAATCCTAAACATACGCCAGCGTCGACCATCGtctttctcctctgctgcagtgTATTCCGTAAGCGATCCTTTTCTAATTACATCAGTAGTTTTTGGTTTTGGAAGATCATCTACCAAAGTTGAAATATGTTCAAGATCCGTTATGAATACTAGGTATAGTGACACTCAATTACAACACAGGTTAACCACTTTGTTATCTAATCTATTTTAATATTCTTCATCCAGTCAAACATATTAGCCAACTTAGTTCTTTCAGCCATTACAAAATATGATCTCATGGATGCCAAATACTTCATTTTATGAAAATACTCTATGTTAGCACTGATATGCATCAACTATAATGTTTTATTTCCAAGTGCCTGACATTTCTGATAATGTAGGAAGCCTTTTAATTGCAGGCTTTCAGAACACAGACCTCGGTGTATTTCACCAAAATAAACAAAGTGGTTAACTCCAATGATTATTATAAAGGTTGCTTGATCACAGATTTACACAAAAgcataatttaaaacattaacaCTATCTTGCAAGCAGACATGCAGGCATCTATTAGAAATTAAATCTAATTCATGTGTGTGCAATCAATATATATGAAATTTATGCTGACAGCAATCTGTGAAAGAATTTGCTCCAATTAAATTATGATTCTTGACTTTGTTGCATAGACCTTACCCAAAGCGAGAAAAACCTACTGCAAGTTAGTTGTCTGTTCCCAAGACAAAGCTGTTAATTGAAACTATCCTTCCAGGAAAATGAAGACAGCAGCATTAAAGAAAGAAGAGACAGAAACCCTTTTCAGCCACTTTTAAAGACAATGCACAAATATCTGGAACATTTCCTTAGCATCATTGCAGAGTTAACCCTAAACACCAATTCTTCTTCCCTAAAGtagtaaaacaacaaaaatcctttTACACAGGCAAACCCACAGTCTCTGCTATGAAAACTTCACCTGCAACATCTCCTTAACTattagaaaatatttgttttaaaaagcatttttctccAATTACAGGCTATCTTGGAATGAAAAACAGGTGGTGTTTCACATGCAACAATGTAAAAGAAAATTTCTTGTTTACTTGGGAATTAATTGATTTTCTTATTTCCATCATAAAAAACAGTAATTGAGCTTGCAGGTTCACTATTATTTTAGATGCATTCTTAAGGCATGAAGCTTACACAAATTAAAGGTTCCAACTGTTTGGCCAAGAGAACAGTTCTTGACTTATATATAAGGGCCTTAAAACATAATTAAGCTGCAGGTTTGAAACTCGTGTGGACTTCAACTCATACACAGAACTTGTTACCTCAAATAAAATTTGGTAGCATCTCAAGTTTTCACCTCTAAGGATCAAGACAGGTGAAGGGTTTATTTCTCAATTTTAAGATAGTTTGTGTGTAGCACTTCTAGTGCAGGTATGACTAAATTAGCTTCATATCAAGTCACTTCGGAATTCCTTGACATACAGTAGGGATTCTTCTGCTGCTTCCAATCAATCTAGAAGGCATGCAAACTTTAAGGTTACTGACCTTCGCCCTTTCTCATTACAACAATACATCAGATCAggaacagtattttttaaaaataactttctatCCTCCTCAACACAAAGTTTTGCAATTTACAGATTTGTGAAAAGCTAAACTACAATGTACATACTCTATATATGGTTCACCTCCATTTAAAACTGTGATCTGTAATTCCCAGTTTGTTTCTTAGAAACATACTGAAGTGGAGGAGGATTTTCCATAACTTAGAGTTTTACAGGTGTTAGTGACATTCACTTAAGTTCATTTAGCATTTTGGctgttacatttttctgtttactaGTCAGTCAAGGTTTGATTTGCTTTTTACAAGTTTGTTGTGCCTATTTACAATTTCCAATCTAATCATTCCCTTTATATTTTTACTCATGTAACATTGAGTCTTAATTATTCCCCACCTGAAAAACTGTGGACCTGCACATAAGAAAATAGAAATGTTATGGAATTagacaaaagcaacaaaacactTACCTTCCCATTCAAATTCATTACTGTTCTCTGAGGGAGTATCCAAATCATCCAAATCAATCTCTCCACTCTCATCCAAGTCATCAGACAAAACAGATTCCTCACTGTGATCCAAAGTTAAGCTAATATCTGGTGCCATTAATTTCTTCCTCACTTTGTTTCCATTaacttctgcatttaaaaagcaaGTTATTTACTTTTGAAGTTAAAGCAAGTTTAGACAAGTAAATTAACAAGACAGAACAGCACAGTGCTTTACCAAAGTGCATCATAAGACAATATCCATCACTTAAGCAATGCATCTTTAgaatagaaattaaaataaacataggGTGAAAACAGCACTTTTGAGTTTAAAGTTCTCAAGTCTTTAAGTATTCCCACTTGCATATGCATTATGATCACAGTAGTAGACTACCATATTTCTTACATCAAGAAAAATGTGAAGTGCTACCACCACCTAACTGACCAGAATCTATGCTAGCTATAGCAAAGTGCACCACAAGCGGTTCTAGATGTTATACTAAATAAATGTTACAGACTGTGCAATCAATTAAGGTTTCCAGCCCTTGTTTTGGTTAGATATTGGTAACATCATAACCacctttggggggaggggaggggggaagctacAACAAATAAAGGCTGACAGACAACAGTAAGGACAGAAAATCAAAGAAACTAGTAGGTAAATACACAGCATGCTTTGAGACACAGAGCAAATACTTGCGTGTTTTAGACAGCAGttgaaagcagggaagaaaataaaatgactgaTCCAGCACTGGAAATGCCAAAGCTAAAGCAGACAGACAAGatccaaaaaaatttaaaaatggggaaaaaaacacatctgGATTTCCTCTCTGACCTTTCAGACATAGAACATTCTTAAAAGGACTCTTAGAGTCCTGAAATTTGGTGTGAGACTAAGTTAGGCCTTAACTGACACTCAGATACCACATAACGAGCCAATATTTTTCAGACAGCTCCTTTCCTGAGCTGcaataattcatttttatccAGTATTAACTGAATAGCTCAGTTTAGAGGGAGGATGATGATTCTCAGACGTTTTATTTCAAAAACCTGTTTTGTTGAGTAACAGATTTGTAATACTGTTCACGCACAAATATGTCATTTAGAATGCTGTTCCCTCAACTCCCTGACTTAAAgctccattttgttttatttacttttttttttttttttaagacagctaCCTAAGTAGGAAGAAGTCTGTTTGACTAGAGTGAAGTGTTCTTACCAGTTTCACCTTCTCTTCCAGCCTCAGCCAATATATCTGATTCAACAGGATCATCCTCTGGCAGGGGCCTGGTGCAAGAAGTAAAAATTATTAGTACAAAAGAGTCTCTTTTATAACCagctaaatgcaaaatatttagaaTCATGCACtgctaaaaaaaatccactgtgggatagtatttaattaaatatacatataatctAAGCTCAAGCTGTCAGCAAACCAAGCACTGAAGTAGCAGAAAACTCATTTACAGCACTCAAATGACCATCTGTTGATATGATAAATACCAAAATACTGGCTGCTATTGGTGCCTGTCACCTTTCAGAAAATTTGCCATATTCTTGCTCTGAGAAAGTCTGATGTTaaatacatcacagaagtagttcTCTCACTTTATTATAAAATGCCTCTGAAGTCAGCTGCTTTAGTATCTCTTCAGGCACAAACATCACTAGCATTCTTAACTGTTAAAAATTTTGCTCAGAAACATTGCCTAATGAAGTATTTGGGCATTCAGACATTGGTAATAATATGCAAACACTGTAGTTGCAAAAGGTTACcatagtggaaaaaaacaaaacgaaactttatttaaaatttccACTTCAGTAACACTAAAGACTTAG
This Apteryx mantelli isolate bAptMan1 chromosome 15, bAptMan1.hap1, whole genome shotgun sequence DNA region includes the following protein-coding sequences:
- the BNIP2 gene encoding BCL2/adenovirus E1B 19 kDa protein-interacting protein 2 isoform X1, with the protein product MEGVDFKEEWQDEDFPRPLPEDDPVESDILAEAGREGETEVNGNKVRKKLMAPDISLTLDHSEESVLSDDLDESGEIDLDDLDTPSENSNEFEWEDDLPKPKTTDVIRKGSLTEYTAAEEKDDGRRWRMFRIGEQDHRVDMKAIEPYKKVISHGGYYGDGLNAIVVFAVCFMPESSQPNYRYLMDNLFKYVIGTLELLVAENYMIVYLNGATTRRKMPSLGWLRKCYQQIDRRLRKNLKSLIIVHPSWFIRTLLAITKPFISSKFSQKIRYVFTLAELAELIPMEYVGIPECIKQYEEEKFRKKQKRIDQELNGKRAEK
- the BNIP2 gene encoding BCL2/adenovirus E1B 19 kDa protein-interacting protein 2 isoform X4, translated to MEGVDFKEEWQDEDFPRPLPEDDPVESDILAEAGREGETEVNGNKVRKKLMAPDISLTLDHSEESVLSDDLDESGEIDLDDLDTPSENSNEFEWEGYYGDGLNAIVVFAVCFMPESSQPNYRYLMDNLFKYVIGTLELLVAENYMIVYLNGATTRRKMPSLGWLRKCYQQIDRRLRKNLKSLIIVHPSWFIRTLLAITKPFISSKFSQKIRYVFTLAELAELIPMEYVGIPECIKQYEEEKFRKKQKRIDQELNGKRAEK
- the BNIP2 gene encoding BCL2/adenovirus E1B 19 kDa protein-interacting protein 2 isoform X2 — translated: MEGVDFKEEWQDEDFPRPLPEDDPVESDILAEAGREGETEVNGNKVRKKLMAPDISLTLDHSEESVLSDDLDESGEIDLDDLDTPSENSNEFEWEDDLPKPKTTDVIRKGSLTEYTAAEEKDDGRRWRMFRIGEQDHRVDMKAIEPYKKVISHGGYYGDGLNAIVVFAVCFMPESSQPNYRYLMDNLFKYVIGTLELLVAENYMIVYLNGATTRRKMPSLGWLRKCYQQIDRRLRKNLKSLIIVHPSWFIRTLLAITKPFISSKFSQKIRYVFTLAELAELIPMEYVGIPECIKQIDQELNGKRAEK
- the BNIP2 gene encoding BCL2/adenovirus E1B 19 kDa protein-interacting protein 2 isoform X3, translated to MEGVDFKEEWQDEDFPRPLPEDDPVESDILAEAGREGETEVNGNKVRKKLMAPDISLTLDHSEESVLSDDLDESGEIDLDDLDTPSENSNEFEWEDDLPKPKTTDVIRKGSLTEYTAAEEKDDGRRWRMFRIGEQDHRVDMKAIEPYKKVISHGGYYGDGLNAIVVFAVCFMPESSQPNYRYLMDNLFKYVIGTLELLVAENYMIVYLNGATTRRKMPSLGWLRKCYQQIDRRLRKNLKSLIIVHPSWFIRTLLAITKPFIRIDQELNGKRAEK